The sequence aaccgaaaccgactgttatacatatatatattaatttaaaagaatAAGAGAATTagtttttgaataattaatttgtatgtttGAAATTATAAAATGTAGAATAATGTGTTTATAGAATAAATTAGATCATATACTTGTTTAAAGAAAAAGTTCGGTTTAGGCGGTTTAAACTGACTAAACGAGGTTCAAAACTATCAGTTTTAATATAGGTTCTGGAATGGTCGGTCGGTTTTCAAATTTCACCAATCCAAACCGAAAACCGAAATTTggatttttatatagaaaaaaaccgaccaaaccgatcaATGGTGAGTCCTAATgcaaataaattcaaatttctcaGTCTTTTTAGATGGGTAACTGAGGTGCATTTTCTATCAAAAGGTTTCTGCAATACTACTCCAGACTCCATTAAAGCACCTCACATGAATATGCATTTCAGCTCTCCCAATCATGGCTATTGCGTTGTGGCTCCCTCGCATCTCACGTAGTACCACTAGGAGGTTCCTCAAACCCTCTTCCTCACTCACTCTCTTTTCTATCTCTCATTCTCATAACTATATAGTCACCTCTAACCGTAGCCCTATCCCTCGCCTCTTTACTGTTCCTAATCAAAGCCATGGCCGGGAATGGGTCTCTGTCTCTGAAGTCAGACTCGGTTACGTCAGCCACATTTCTACCGCCGGTAAAAGCGACGAGAATCGGAGCCGCGATGCCCAGGTAGCTGATGTATCTTGGATTGACTTGTACTTGCCCAGACAGATTCATCCCTACGTTCGACTTGCTCGGCTTGATAAGCCCATTGGGACATGGTTGCTCGCTTGGCCTTGTATGTGGTATGGGCTtattctgtattttttttttggtttatttaCTTCATTTGTGAAAATGGGGGAAGCAGATAACTGGAATGTAATTAATAAACTGCTGTGTTCTTGTGCCGCTCTATGACTTGTTGAAATGAAATGAAACTATTAGCTGTGTTTAAGCAAAGGTGTGAAATTGGATTGTGTCTTGTATTACTATTAGCTTCAATTATTTACTCTGCTAATTTCTCATGATGTTCTCTAATTTGTAATGTCTACTCGTGTGGTTGGAACTAAGCTCAATTCTTTTCCATAATTCCATCAGTTCATATAGTCTTTTGTTTCTTATAATGGGAAAGACTCGTACTTCaacaaaaatgattattataGACAAAACAAGATGATAACTATGATAGAATACAATTGTGCCGATTAGCACCCTTTCTCTTGAATTAGGCATTGCCTCTGCCCAGGATTATTCCAGTCTGCCGTTTTCATTTCTCTGAAGTTTGTCAATTTTTCTTATTCTCTAGGTCAATTAGTTTGGCAGCAAACCCTGGACATCTTCCTGATATCAAGATGATGACATTATTTGGATGTGGGGCTTTGCTTCTACGGGGTGCTGGATGTACCATTAACGATCTTCTCGATCGAGATATTGATACAATGGTAAATTCCTCTTCTTCTGATCTATCAAGTATGTGCAGTTTTGTTTATTgtcattttgtttttgtttttgctgTTATTGCAATTGTCATAttttcacacacacacacacacacaggaAGTTTAGCAAGGTAATATGAACTCTATAATGTAGGTAGAGCGTACAAAGTTGAGGCCAGTCGCAAGCGGTATCATCACACCCTTTCAAGGAATTTGTTTTCTTGGGTTTCAATTGCTGTTGGGTCTTGGCATTCTTCTTCAACTGAATAATTATAGGTTAGTGTTCCTCTCATCTTCCTTGTTGAGATGCTCCTAGGAATTGTTTTCATTTATTGTTACTAGACTATTTAAGAATAAAAGCTAGCTAATAACCTCACTGTTCACTGACTTAATAAGAGATACTAACGTTCACTATCTAAGGAGATTGGAGGGTTAGGTAATTGGTAAAGTTTCGAAACACAACAAATTACTAATGAAGTATCTATGGTAGTTTCCTCTTAAAAAGAATAAGGTCATAGTATTTAAAAGCAAATATGGGCTAGCAGAAAATGGGTGGCATACGTTTATGAGCTCTACACTAACTTATAGAAGCTTGTGGAAGTTCTTCTCAGCTGGATGAGAGGAATTTTTTGAGCAGATCATAGTCAAGCTTTGAAACAAACAAGCTTTTCAATTTTGGGAATATACTTAGGTCAGAGAAGTTACTTTTGCATAAAGTTCCCATTACTACTGTACAGGGTTGTTCATTCTCCCAAACTCCCAATTCTACCATAGCTAACTTAAGAATAAATGAGAAGTGGGTGAGAGCAGGAATTTTCTCGGGACTTAAGTTCTTTAGAAACCTTAATATAAGGGAATTGCAACAGATAACTGAAGGGAATTATCAACTGATAACAGAGTTAGTCATGGTATTAgactcatctactagttgtacTTGTACCTCTGTTGTGAACATGATTTGAAGGAAGTGTAGAGATATTCTTAGGAAACTCTAAATCCAGTTGTCCTCACATGGTGGAAAGTTCAAGTCATTTAAaacttttttcttctatttGGAAATCTTATGTCCCTTCAAAGGTGAGATGTTTGGGTGATTGTTGGCATTGGGAATGCTTATAGGAAACCTTTTCTGTATAAGTCTCCAAATGATTGTTCTCTGAGCAAAAATAGTTTTGAGGCTAGCAACAATATATCTTTTACACTGCTCATTTGTTAATGTCTATTAGTCAAGAATGTTACAAGAATTTGATGTATCATATTAATGGTTTGCTTGTGGCTGGGATATCACACTCAAGATGGATGGCCATGATTGGGGGATACTAGGAGCAAGCGGAAGTGTTTGACGCAACTATTATCACAATTTTGGGGTCTGTATGGCTAGATAGAGTCTAGAGGAAGAATCGGATCTTTTAGGATTGAAAGAATGATTTCTCttttttattgaatagagtGAAGTGTCttctttattgaatagagtGGAATATTAGGTGTAGAATTATCTTTTTCAGTGCTAAGTAATGGTTGGCACTTGTGGATGTAACTTTAAATGATCTcttatcatattttattttgagataCTTTTTTTGTTTCATATAAATAAGTAAAACAAAATAATGTTTTCAATTTCAGTTCTTTGAGCATATGTAGACTCATGCAAATTCagaaattgtatttattttagcTTATCAGTTGTCCTACTACAGTTACCTAGAAATTTCAAGCTTTGCATGAGTGCAGCCGGTTTCTTTAATTCttgattttattttgttatctaATTCATAATGTCTGGAAGATACACATTTAAACATGTTTGAATTATTCTTGGTTTCTTTGTTTCACAGTCGGATATTGGGGGCTTCATCTTTGTTGCTAGTCTTTTCCTATCCCCTTATGAAGAGGTTGACATTTTGGGTAATAATTTTATACTTCATTAACAATTTTCTTGAGCTTTAACTTGtttcttttactgatgtaaaaTGTCACAAAAATTGACTGAGTAACTTTTGTGATGTTGTGTAGCCTCAAGCCTATCTAGGCTTAACTTTTAATTGGGGAGCTTTATTAGGATGGGCTGCTGTTAAAGGAAACATTGATCCAGCTATAGTTCTCCCCTTGTATGCCTCTGGAGTATTTTGGACTCTAGTATATGACACGATTTATGCACATCAGGTATATTAATAAATGTGTAATTATGTCCTTTGTTTGACAGAGGTTTGTAAGTTGCACAAAATAGGGCCAGTTAATTTGGTGTACTATCTTGTGCTGGAGAAAAAACTTTTATTTCACTGAGCAAGCTCTGCAAGTTGAGTGAATTTATAATCCATGGTAAGCACCTAAATTCTTTTCATTAAATTAGAAGGGATTAATATTTCATTCAGGACAAAGAAGATGATGTGAGAGTTGGTATTAAGTCCACGGCTTTGAGATTTGGGGATTTAACTAAGCAGTGGAATATGGGGTTTGGAGCTGCATGCATTAGTAGTCTTGCCCTCAGTGGATATAATGCTGAAATTGGTAATCCTTCTTTTTCATGTTTTCTCTCTAGTCTAATTATCTTGTTCTATTTGTGACTGATCTTTATGCAAAAAATCTGCTGACTATTGAGCAGGGTGGCCATTTTATGCATCATTGGTTGCTGCATCTGGACAATTAGCTTGGCAGATATCGACCGTTGACCTTTCATCTCGAGATGATTGCAATAAAAAGTATGGTTTGAGTTGATGTTGATTTAGAGAAAACTGTAGATATGCAAATTGCAGTTTGGCTTATTAGTAGTattattcaatttaaattaGGAGAATCTTTGATTCATTTCCTTGTGTTGCTGTTAGTTTACAAAAGACACTCCTATGCTTATTAATGATAAGAATACTTGCATGTAGAAGTGCATTTACTATGTtatctatatataaaacaaTTTCTAACATCTGGATGGACTCACCCTATTTATAAACTGGTGTAGTTAAGAAGCCTTCTTTATTTGACATGTTTGTTTTGTGAGGGGAGGATAATATGTTAGTACTGAAAAATTGAAGGGTAgagattttttatttgtttgattttttCCTGAGGAAAAACATGTGCCAGTAAATAAATTCATGAAGTAAATATCTACATTTTCTTGATTGATAGGGGATTGTCTTACAAGTTTGTGCTAATAGCTTAGTTGTGAAATGTGTTGATATCAGTTGGCCAAATTGTCATATTATTTTGACTAAGCATATAAAAATTAACTGAATATTGGCCCTTTTTCTGATTCTCCTTTTTCTTGTGTTATCCTCTTCTCTTTTTATTGTTAGCTCAGCTTATGGCATTGAGCATCACTAACTTGCTTAACTGTTTCATCTTGCTTCCAGATTTGTATCAAACAAGTGGTTTGGTGCTATTATTTTTAGTGGAATTGTTTTAGGACGAATATCGTCTTGAATGTAAGGTCATTTTCacactttattttaatttagtacCAACATTGTAGAACTTCAAATAATTTTACAGGATTCTCTTTTAAACTTGCAGGTAAAGAAAGTTTCTATAATCACTACAGTATTGTGATCGTAAGATTGAATATACCTATACAATACACATAAGTTTATTTATTCTTACTAAATGCAGCTTCTGAAGATATGGCATCGCTACCTCATTGGACTATTCGTTAAGAttatatatcaatttttttgttgttgtaatCGGATGGATCAGTTTTTTGCAGGCCAAATAAAAACCATAgagcatgtttttttttttttttttttgagataaaaccATAGAGCATGGTTGTAGTTGTTGTAAGACTCATTTTTTCTGTTAAATGCATATCAAAGCTATTATAAGAGCAGttgttttatttatctttttgagcTTGACTTTGTAAAACCAGATGGTTAAGGAAAAATCTGAACCTGTTAGGAAACTAGTTGAAGGTGATTTTTGGTTTGCATATTGCATAGATCgtctttaaaagtaatttccCAATATGACTAATttcagtttttatttttctttctcagAAATTTATATCCATTCAATATATTAGTCATGATGTACAAGGATATCATATCACAAAATCTAAATCATATTACCCTCTAAGCGCCTTGTAGCTGTTTTTTCTTGAGATATatgacaaatttttaaatcatgATTTTTGGTTTGCAACTACTACCTCTG is a genomic window of Cannabis sativa cultivar Pink pepper isolate KNU-18-1 chromosome 9, ASM2916894v1, whole genome shotgun sequence containing:
- the LOC115723378 gene encoding 4-hydroxybenzoate polyprenyltransferase, mitochondrial, with protein sequence MAIALWLPRISRSTTRRFLKPSSSLTLFSISHSHNYIVTSNRSPIPRLFTVPNQSHGREWVSVSEVRLGYVSHISTAGKSDENRSRDAQVADVSWIDLYLPRQIHPYVRLARLDKPIGTWLLAWPCMWSISLAANPGHLPDIKMMTLFGCGALLLRGAGCTINDLLDRDIDTMVERTKLRPVASGIITPFQGICFLGFQLLLGLGILLQLNNYSRILGASSLLLVFSYPLMKRLTFWPQAYLGLTFNWGALLGWAAVKGNIDPAIVLPLYASGVFWTLVYDTIYAHQDKEDDVRVGIKSTALRFGDLTKQWNMGFGAACISSLALSGYNAEIGWPFYASLVAASGQLAWQISTVDLSSRDDCNKKFVSNKWFGAIIFSGIVLGRISS